The Lentzea guizhouensis genome contains a region encoding:
- a CDS encoding low molecular weight protein-tyrosine-phosphatase — protein sequence MKVAFVCTGNICRSPVAALVFREHVSREGLSSHVEVSSAGTGGWHVGDPADPRALKSLADNGYPTDHVAAQVGPEHLDADLLVALDSGHARALRRMVDPERVRLLRSFDPDADGTDVPDPYYGDREGFDEVLAMVEAAMPGLLAWVRERL from the coding sequence GTGAAGGTCGCCTTTGTCTGCACCGGCAACATCTGCCGGTCCCCCGTGGCAGCGCTCGTGTTCCGTGAACATGTGTCGCGCGAAGGATTGTCCTCGCACGTCGAAGTGTCCAGCGCGGGCACCGGCGGCTGGCACGTGGGTGACCCCGCCGACCCGCGGGCGCTCAAGTCGTTGGCGGACAACGGCTACCCCACCGACCACGTGGCCGCGCAGGTCGGGCCGGAGCACCTCGACGCCGATCTTCTCGTCGCACTTGACTCCGGTCACGCGCGCGCATTGCGCCGGATGGTCGATCCCGAGCGCGTCCGGTTGCTCCGTTCGTTCGACCCAGACGCGGACGGGACGGACGTGCCGGACCCGTACTACGGCGACCGGGAGGGGTTCGACGAGGTGCTGGCGATGGTGGAGGCGGCGATGCCGGGGCTGCTGGCGTGGGTGCGGGAGCGGCTCTGA
- a CDS encoding M16 family metallopeptidase, which translates to MASPELHRFTLPNGLRVVLAPDASAPVVGVSVHYDVGFRSEPEGRTGFAHLFEHLMFQGSESLEKLAHFRHVQSSGGTFNGSTHPDYTDYYQLLPSAALERALFLEADRMRAPKLTEENLRNQIDVVKEEIRLNVLNRPYGGFPWILLPPVLFKTFANAHNGYGDFVDLESATVDDCAEFFDTYYSPSNAVLTVAGDLDVEATKALVEKHFGDVPARPKPERPSFAEPAPQGEVRHEHGDALAPLPAIAIGYRVPDPVTDIDGYLAYLVLAGVLTDGDSSRLQQRLVHREGIVIDLNAGCGLFGPLEARDPDTFSITAIHTPEVDASQVVAAIDEELQKLAQEPPSVEELAKVTARWASTMHKEHDRLTNRTLGLGSAELLFGRAELIYELPERIASVTVDEVSAAAKALRPDARALLLVKPTGGTQ; encoded by the coding sequence ATGGCCTCACCCGAACTGCACAGGTTCACGTTGCCCAACGGCCTGCGGGTGGTGCTCGCCCCCGACGCCAGCGCACCGGTCGTCGGCGTCAGCGTGCACTACGACGTCGGCTTCCGCTCAGAGCCCGAGGGGCGCACCGGTTTCGCGCACCTGTTCGAACATCTGATGTTCCAGGGCAGCGAGAGCTTGGAGAAGCTCGCGCACTTCCGGCATGTGCAGTCGTCGGGCGGCACGTTCAACGGGTCGACGCACCCGGACTACACGGACTACTACCAGCTGCTGCCCTCGGCGGCGCTGGAGCGCGCGTTGTTCCTCGAGGCGGACCGCATGCGGGCGCCGAAGCTCACCGAGGAGAACCTCCGCAACCAGATCGACGTGGTGAAGGAGGAGATCCGGCTCAACGTGCTGAACCGCCCGTACGGCGGGTTCCCCTGGATCCTGCTGCCGCCGGTGCTGTTCAAGACGTTCGCCAACGCGCACAACGGTTACGGCGACTTCGTCGACCTGGAGAGCGCGACGGTCGACGACTGCGCGGAGTTCTTCGACACCTACTACTCGCCGTCCAACGCGGTGCTGACGGTCGCGGGCGACCTCGACGTCGAGGCCACGAAGGCGTTGGTGGAGAAGCACTTCGGCGACGTGCCCGCGCGGCCGAAGCCGGAGCGCCCCTCGTTCGCCGAGCCCGCCCCGCAGGGTGAGGTCCGGCACGAGCACGGCGACGCGCTGGCCCCGCTGCCCGCGATCGCGATCGGCTACCGCGTGCCGGACCCGGTCACCGACATCGACGGCTACCTCGCCTACCTCGTGCTCGCCGGCGTGCTGACCGACGGCGACAGCTCGCGCCTGCAGCAGCGCCTGGTGCACCGCGAGGGCATCGTGATCGACCTCAACGCCGGCTGCGGCCTGTTCGGCCCGCTGGAAGCCCGCGACCCGGACACCTTCAGCATCACCGCGATCCACACGCCGGAGGTCGACGCCTCCCAGGTCGTCGCGGCGATCGACGAGGAGCTGCAGAAGCTCGCGCAGGAACCGCCCTCGGTCGAGGAGCTCGCGAAGGTCACCGCCCGCTGGGCCTCGACCATGCACAAGGAGCACGACCGGCTCACGAACCGCACGCTGGGCCTCGGCTCGGCGGAGCTGCTGTTCGGCCGCGCCGAGCTCATCTACGAACTGCCGGAGCGGATCGCCTCGGTGACCGTGGACGAGGTGTCGGCCGCCGCCAAGGCGCTGCGTCCCGACGCCCGCGCACTTCTTCTCGTCAAGCCCACCGGAGGAACGCAGTGA
- a CDS encoding response regulator, with translation MPTCEECGGPLPEATESGRPRRFCSDRCRSRAHRVRLRETRRTEARRSRQCDIEVAGHRCGRAAVFVLAVDGRELKVCAACQELALAFLVGQGASATAVETRRIDRQSSGPAPVPPLPAGQGKVLLIEDDSRVLDALSGALGRQGYEVVSATTGRAGLEAALTHRPAVVLLDLGLPDLDGIAVLRRLRATSDLPVIITTARGEAASRVLGLETGADDYLVKPYDLGELVARMRRVMRHRTAARPQVYDDGALRVDFELRQVHLGGEQTHLSNREFRLIEVLVRSAGTATPTGVIVAHVWGDSEVAEPRKKALAVLVAGLRAKLNHHLGANAIVTAHGLGYYYLPPNRPASGPPVGYGHAAGLLNP, from the coding sequence GTGCCGACGTGCGAGGAGTGTGGCGGGCCGCTGCCGGAGGCGACCGAGTCGGGACGCCCGCGCCGGTTCTGCTCGGACCGGTGCCGTTCCCGCGCCCACCGCGTCCGCCTGCGTGAGACCAGGCGGACCGAGGCGCGCCGGTCGCGGCAGTGCGACATCGAGGTCGCCGGTCACCGGTGCGGGCGGGCCGCGGTCTTCGTGCTGGCGGTCGACGGACGGGAGCTCAAGGTCTGTGCCGCGTGCCAGGAGCTCGCACTGGCGTTCCTGGTCGGCCAGGGCGCGTCCGCCACGGCGGTGGAGACGCGGCGCATCGACCGGCAGAGCTCCGGGCCCGCGCCGGTGCCGCCGCTGCCGGCCGGTCAGGGGAAGGTGCTGCTGATCGAGGACGACAGCCGGGTGCTCGACGCGCTCAGCGGCGCGCTGGGGCGCCAGGGCTACGAGGTCGTGTCCGCGACCACCGGCAGGGCCGGGCTGGAGGCAGCGCTGACCCACCGGCCCGCGGTGGTGCTGCTCGACCTCGGCCTGCCCGACCTGGACGGCATCGCCGTCCTGCGCAGACTGCGCGCCACGAGCGACCTCCCGGTGATCATCACGACCGCGCGGGGCGAGGCCGCCAGCCGGGTGCTCGGCCTGGAGACCGGCGCCGACGACTACCTCGTCAAGCCGTACGACCTCGGCGAGCTCGTCGCCCGCATGCGCCGCGTCATGCGCCACCGCACCGCCGCCCGCCCGCAGGTGTACGACGACGGCGCCCTGCGGGTCGACTTCGAACTGCGCCAGGTCCACCTCGGCGGTGAGCAGACGCACCTCTCGAACCGCGAGTTCCGGCTGATCGAGGTCCTCGTCCGCTCGGCGGGCACCGCCACCCCGACCGGCGTGATCGTCGCGCACGTCTGGGGCGACTCCGAGGTGGCCGAGCCGAGGAAGAAGGCCCTGGCGGTACTCGTGGCGGGGCTGCGTGCGAAGCTCAACCACCACCTCGGCGCGAACGCGATCGTCACCGCGCACGGCCTGGGCTACTACTACCTGCCGCCGAACCGGCCCGCCTCCGGCCCGCCGGTCGGGTACGGCCACGCCGCCGGGCTGCTCAACCCCTGA
- a CDS encoding TIGR02678 family protein, whose protein sequence is MNHFDNLSEIDAANVVRCARTLLRRPLLRSDGPDGELLSLVYRHRAVLQDLFAGLLGYRLVVERRFARLYKSGPGNDDTRGVLSMSPRGYAYLALTLAVLTGIGRQTLLSRLVADIRSAAAEAGIDAPDDVTERRALTAALRHLVSLGVLQETEGSVAQDMSLQEALITIDTDLLGQLVTGPVGEAESPQRLVELAARPGPRGVEHAVRRKLVETPLVLYADLPPEQADWLRRNQRKETALLEQAFGLFTECRVEGVLAADPEDYLTDLSFPGVSTAARIALLALPDLLDDPAQDAPARHVVTVERLREVCARLVEDYPAAWSKQFTDDLDRLVAEVTELLRRMELAVPCEQGWSISAAAHRWLPSPDGDPEREQPEPVVVPEVPSWSLFDEENVS, encoded by the coding sequence ATGAACCACTTCGACAACCTGTCCGAGATCGACGCCGCCAACGTGGTGCGGTGCGCGCGGACGTTGCTGCGCAGGCCGTTGCTGCGCTCCGACGGCCCGGACGGCGAGCTGCTCAGCCTCGTCTACCGGCACCGCGCGGTGCTGCAGGACCTGTTCGCGGGCCTGCTCGGGTACCGGCTCGTGGTGGAACGCCGGTTCGCGCGGCTGTACAAGTCCGGTCCCGGCAACGACGACACCCGCGGCGTGCTCAGCATGTCCCCGCGCGGTTACGCCTACCTGGCGCTGACCCTCGCGGTCCTGACCGGCATCGGCCGGCAGACGCTGCTGTCCCGGCTCGTCGCCGACATCCGGTCCGCCGCGGCAGAGGCGGGCATCGACGCGCCGGACGACGTGACCGAGCGCCGGGCGCTGACCGCGGCGTTGCGCCACCTCGTCTCGCTCGGCGTGCTGCAGGAGACCGAGGGCTCGGTCGCGCAGGACATGAGCCTGCAGGAAGCGCTGATCACGATCGACACGGACCTGCTGGGGCAGCTGGTGACCGGCCCGGTCGGCGAGGCCGAGTCGCCGCAGCGGCTGGTCGAGCTGGCCGCCCGGCCGGGCCCTCGCGGTGTCGAGCACGCGGTGCGGCGCAAGCTGGTCGAGACGCCGCTGGTGCTCTACGCGGACCTCCCTCCCGAGCAGGCGGACTGGCTGCGGCGCAACCAGCGCAAGGAAACGGCGTTGCTGGAGCAGGCTTTCGGCCTGTTCACCGAGTGCCGCGTCGAGGGCGTGCTGGCCGCCGACCCCGAGGACTACCTGACCGACCTGTCGTTCCCCGGTGTCTCGACGGCCGCGCGGATCGCGTTGCTCGCGTTGCCGGACCTGCTCGACGACCCGGCGCAGGACGCGCCCGCACGGCACGTCGTCACGGTCGAGCGGCTCCGCGAAGTCTGCGCCCGGCTGGTCGAGGACTACCCCGCGGCGTGGTCGAAGCAGTTCACCGACGACCTGGACCGGCTGGTCGCCGAGGTGACGGAGCTGTTGCGACGCATGGAACTCGCGGTTCCGTGCGAGCAGGGCTGGTCGATCAGCGCCGCCGCGCACCGCTGGCTGCCGTCACCCGACGGCGACCCCGAGCGAGAACAACCGGAACCCGTTGTGGTGCCTGAGGTGCCGAGCTGGTCCCTGTTCGACGAGGAGAACGTGTCATGA
- a CDS encoding DUF2397 domain-containing protein, with the protein MEHKRLKLYAYLDARDHQRTYLAIMRLFTSTLLADLSAGEVAGALAGQEREGRVDQGESRIENVINRLKQLVEWGNLVQGRREVVAASIAEFQHGSVRYQVSKLAVRVQRDVDELLRVPEGAREVSRELLPAIERGLNELGGSLSVALLNEGDKTKELLAERVTTLFLQHAELAATVRDFYAYLGQVVTRNHLAPEEIAGFRNLLVEYIQRVVEDVLKYTPPIATALAGLTKARSELLRLLGTDLGANVERARGRTPEDWQELTDWFVDRPGRPSQVTALREATARAIGSLLASVKRATSGGGLLPGRRAELLKLASWFDNATREEAHEIYASAFGLYSSRHLSPAPEHDSDNERTPWRDGPVCDVTVSVRSRADRSGRGRPSRILDDPMTEQSLLAEAREAEEVRARHVAELSQAAGKLHDTTLSHGALEVFCELLTLAMAQRDSPRDNGSASDPVRGLKLEIAHGTTTQIKSAAGTLTLHDATVALKR; encoded by the coding sequence GTGGAGCACAAGAGGTTGAAGCTGTACGCCTATCTGGACGCGCGCGATCACCAGCGCACGTACCTGGCGATCATGCGGCTGTTCACCTCCACGTTGCTCGCCGACCTGAGCGCCGGAGAGGTTGCCGGAGCACTCGCCGGGCAGGAGCGCGAGGGCCGCGTCGACCAGGGCGAGTCGCGCATCGAGAACGTCATCAACCGGCTCAAGCAGCTGGTCGAGTGGGGCAACCTGGTCCAGGGCCGCCGGGAGGTCGTCGCGGCCAGCATCGCCGAGTTCCAGCACGGCAGCGTGCGCTACCAGGTCTCCAAGCTCGCCGTCCGCGTGCAGCGCGACGTCGACGAGCTGCTGCGCGTCCCCGAGGGTGCCCGCGAGGTGTCCCGCGAGCTGCTGCCCGCGATCGAACGCGGCCTCAACGAGCTGGGCGGGTCGCTGTCGGTGGCGTTGCTCAACGAGGGTGACAAGACCAAGGAGCTGCTCGCCGAACGCGTCACCACGCTGTTCCTGCAGCATGCCGAGCTCGCCGCCACGGTCCGCGACTTCTACGCCTACCTCGGCCAGGTCGTGACGCGGAACCACCTGGCCCCGGAGGAGATCGCCGGCTTCCGCAACCTGCTGGTCGAGTACATCCAGCGGGTCGTCGAGGACGTGCTGAAGTACACGCCGCCGATCGCGACGGCGCTGGCCGGGCTCACCAAGGCCCGGTCAGAGCTGCTCCGCCTGCTGGGCACCGACCTGGGCGCCAACGTCGAACGCGCCCGCGGCCGCACGCCGGAGGACTGGCAGGAGCTCACCGACTGGTTCGTGGACCGCCCCGGCCGCCCGAGCCAGGTCACGGCGCTGCGCGAGGCCACCGCCCGCGCGATCGGCAGCCTGCTCGCGAGCGTGAAGCGGGCGACCTCTGGCGGTGGTCTGCTGCCCGGCCGGCGTGCCGAGCTGCTCAAGCTCGCGAGCTGGTTCGACAACGCCACCCGCGAGGAGGCGCACGAGATCTACGCCTCCGCCTTCGGCCTGTACTCCTCCCGCCACCTCTCCCCCGCGCCCGAGCACGACTCGGACAACGAGCGCACGCCGTGGCGGGACGGCCCGGTCTGCGACGTCACGGTCAGCGTGCGGTCGCGGGCCGACCGCAGCGGGCGCGGGCGGCCGTCGCGGATCCTGGACGACCCGATGACCGAGCAGTCGCTGCTGGCGGAGGCCCGGGAGGCCGAGGAGGTCCGGGCTCGGCACGTCGCGGAGCTCTCGCAGGCGGCCGGGAAGCTGCACGACACCACGCTGTCGCACGGCGCGCTGGAGGTGTTCTGCGAGCTGCTGACGCTGGCGATGGCCCAGCGCGACTCACCCCGGGACAACGGGTCGGCCAGCGACCCCGTGCGCGGGCTCAAGCTCGAGATCGCCCACGGCACGACCACGCAGATCAAGTCCGCCGCCGGGACGCTGACGCTGCACGACGCGACGGTGGCCCTGAAGCGATGA
- a CDS encoding cobalamin biosynthesis protein — protein sequence MGAGRALGLLLGVAADAVFGDPRRFHPVAAFGTAASAVEKRLHDDSKAAGVAYTTVLVGSVVAGGVVVERLARRHWLLQALTTGLATWTVLGGRSLAEEGTAMGRELDSGDVEGARARLPHLCGRDAARLDTFGLARATVESVAENTSDAVVGPLVWGAAFGVPGLLGYRAANTLDAMVGHKSARYLNFGWASARLDDVLNLLPSRLAALLTVGGAPVVGGSAPQAWETWRRDASAHPSPNAGQVEAAFAGALEIRLGGRTVYSHGVEERPVLGHGRNPDSGHVTRAVELSRVVGHGATLVSAFLALFRK from the coding sequence GTGGGCGCGGGTCGCGCGTTGGGGTTGTTGCTGGGCGTGGCCGCGGACGCGGTGTTCGGTGATCCACGCCGATTTCACCCGGTAGCGGCATTCGGCACCGCCGCCTCGGCGGTCGAGAAGCGACTCCACGACGACTCCAAGGCCGCCGGCGTGGCCTACACGACCGTGCTGGTCGGCTCCGTCGTGGCCGGTGGTGTGGTGGTCGAACGCCTGGCCCGCCGGCACTGGCTCCTGCAGGCGCTGACCACCGGTCTCGCCACCTGGACCGTGCTCGGCGGCCGGTCGCTGGCCGAGGAGGGCACGGCGATGGGCCGTGAGCTGGACTCCGGCGACGTCGAGGGCGCACGGGCCCGTCTTCCGCACCTGTGCGGCCGTGACGCCGCGCGGCTGGACACCTTCGGCCTGGCGCGCGCGACCGTGGAGTCAGTGGCGGAGAACACCTCGGACGCCGTCGTGGGCCCGCTGGTGTGGGGTGCCGCGTTCGGCGTGCCCGGCCTGCTGGGCTACCGCGCCGCGAACACGCTGGACGCGATGGTCGGCCACAAGTCCGCGCGCTACCTGAACTTCGGCTGGGCGTCCGCTCGCCTGGACGACGTGCTCAACCTGCTGCCCTCCCGCCTGGCGGCGTTGCTGACCGTCGGCGGTGCCCCGGTCGTCGGCGGCTCGGCCCCGCAGGCCTGGGAGACCTGGCGCCGCGACGCCTCGGCCCACCCGTCGCCCAACGCGGGCCAGGTCGAGGCGGCCTTCGCGGGCGCGCTGGAGATCAGGCTCGGCGGCCGCACCGTCTACTCGCACGGCGTCGAGGAACGCCCGGTGCTCGGCCACGGCCGCAACCCCGACTCAGGTCACGTGACGCGTGCCGTGGAGCTCTCCCGCGTCGTCGGGCACGGCGCGACCCTCGTCAGCGCCTTCCTCGCCCTCTTCCGCAAGTAG
- a CDS encoding M16 family metallopeptidase, with translation MTAAKTHRSAEEIGRTEAGPRPLPELGHQEAAAELSTVDTTLPNGLRVIAVRRATVPMVEVRLRVPFADPAEPGSGSAHAAQAEILANTVLTGTETRSRVQIDTELALVGGELDAVVDPERLSFTGNALATGFGTVLDMLRDVLTNASYPAEEIERERGRLVERITIARSQPNVIAREALQRVLYGDHPYAKEMPEADEVAAVTRDEVLALHRKALLPKGSVLVVVGDVEPSDAVAQIGAAMETWTGDGEAFQLPPLPAVKGGDVQLVHRAGAVQSQIRLAAQAIPRTDERYPALQLANLVYGGFFSSRLVENIREDKGYTYSARSHPEFTIHGATLLIDADTASEVTAAALLETRYELARLGMVPPSESEVDVARRYAIGSLLTSTSSQGGLASFLVNLAGLGLNIDWLVAHPRRLEAVTPEQVAAAALEFFAPANFTGVLVGDAEQLAPKLRALGGVQVP, from the coding sequence GTGACCGCCGCGAAGACCCACCGCTCCGCCGAGGAGATCGGGCGCACCGAGGCCGGTCCGCGCCCGCTGCCGGAGCTGGGCCACCAGGAGGCGGCCGCCGAGCTGTCCACTGTGGACACCACGCTGCCGAACGGGTTGCGCGTCATCGCCGTCCGCCGTGCCACCGTGCCGATGGTCGAGGTGCGGCTGCGCGTGCCGTTCGCGGACCCGGCGGAGCCCGGCAGCGGCTCGGCGCACGCGGCGCAGGCCGAGATCCTCGCCAACACCGTGCTGACCGGCACCGAGACCCGCAGCCGCGTGCAGATCGACACCGAGCTGGCGCTGGTCGGCGGCGAGCTCGACGCCGTGGTCGACCCGGAGCGGCTGAGCTTCACCGGCAACGCGCTGGCCACCGGCTTCGGCACGGTGCTGGACATGTTGCGCGACGTGCTGACGAACGCGTCCTACCCGGCCGAGGAGATCGAGCGCGAGCGCGGCCGCCTGGTCGAGCGCATCACGATCGCCCGCTCGCAGCCGAACGTCATCGCACGCGAGGCGTTGCAGCGCGTGCTCTACGGCGACCACCCGTACGCCAAGGAGATGCCGGAGGCCGACGAGGTCGCCGCCGTCACCCGCGACGAGGTGCTGGCGCTGCACCGCAAGGCGTTGCTGCCCAAGGGTTCGGTGCTGGTCGTCGTCGGCGACGTGGAGCCGTCCGACGCGGTCGCGCAGATCGGTGCGGCGATGGAGACGTGGACCGGCGACGGCGAGGCGTTCCAGCTGCCGCCGCTGCCCGCGGTCAAGGGTGGCGACGTGCAGCTGGTGCACCGCGCCGGTGCCGTGCAGTCGCAGATCCGGCTGGCCGCGCAGGCCATCCCGCGCACCGACGAGCGCTACCCGGCGCTGCAGCTCGCGAACCTGGTCTACGGCGGGTTCTTCTCCTCGCGCCTGGTCGAGAACATCCGCGAGGACAAGGGCTACACCTACAGCGCGCGGTCGCACCCCGAGTTCACGATCCACGGCGCCACGCTGCTGATCGACGCGGACACGGCCTCGGAGGTCACGGCGGCGGCGCTGCTGGAGACCCGCTACGAGCTGGCCCGCCTCGGCATGGTGCCGCCGTCGGAGTCCGAAGTGGACGTCGCACGCCGGTACGCGATCGGGTCGCTGCTCACGTCCACGTCGTCGCAGGGCGGTCTCGCGTCGTTCCTGGTGAACCTCGCCGGACTGGGCCTGAACATCGACTGGCTGGTCGCGCACCCGCGGCGGCTGGAGGCCGTCACGCCGGAGCAGGTCGCGGCGGCGGCGCTGGAGTTCTTCGCACCGGCCAACTTCACCGGTGTGCTGGTCGGCGACGCCGAGCAGCTGGCGCCGAAGCTCCGCGCCCTGGGCGGGGTCCAGGTCCCGTGA
- a CDS encoding DUF2399 domain-containing protein codes for MRSPRLLESGVAGPLMVLPHGLTPQARHHLRGRTVRCHNDFTPGGIVRANEILKHTGGTAWRMAAADYREAVATLIARGVELPTLNTRPENASWDPDLAGTMATTGLLVTEEHVLPALL; via the coding sequence GTGCGCAGCCCGCGGCTGCTCGAGTCCGGCGTCGCGGGCCCGTTGATGGTCCTCCCGCACGGCCTCACCCCGCAGGCCAGGCACCACCTCAGGGGCCGGACCGTCCGCTGCCACAACGACTTCACGCCCGGCGGCATCGTGCGCGCCAACGAGATCCTCAAGCACACCGGCGGGACCGCGTGGCGCATGGCCGCCGCCGACTACCGCGAGGCCGTGGCCACGTTGATCGCGCGCGGGGTCGAGCTGCCCACGCTCAACACCCGGCCGGAGAACGCGAGCTGGGACCCGGACCTCGCCGGGACCATGGCCACGACCGGTCTGCTGGTCACCGAGGAGCACGTGCTGCCGGCACTGCTCTGA
- a CDS encoding SURF1 family protein, translated as MRFKFLLKPGWLALTLAVWVFAGACVYFLAPWQFGRNEERVGQNDAITRSLASDPVPFGAQHDEWQKVELKGRYLPEQEALARLRTVQGEAAFLVITPFQTDGGTKVLVNRGYVRPVNGIKPPEFAKAPTNEVTIVGLARNNESDARPAIQQDGHRQIYSINNDAVGPGIEPGHYQLVDDQAGALDTMPLPRIESGPFYSYALQWIAFGVMAVGGWLYFTIREARPGGVLSETKPKKKKTIAELLAEEGEEGADEGRAVPDDAGELHGTRHVT; from the coding sequence GTGCGGTTCAAGTTCCTCCTCAAGCCCGGCTGGCTGGCGCTGACCCTCGCCGTCTGGGTGTTCGCGGGTGCCTGCGTCTACTTCCTGGCCCCGTGGCAGTTTGGCCGCAACGAGGAGCGCGTGGGGCAGAACGACGCCATCACCAGGTCGCTGGCCAGCGACCCGGTGCCCTTCGGCGCGCAGCACGACGAGTGGCAGAAGGTCGAGCTCAAGGGCCGTTACCTGCCCGAGCAGGAGGCGCTCGCGCGGCTGCGGACCGTGCAGGGTGAGGCCGCGTTCCTCGTCATCACGCCGTTCCAGACCGACGGCGGCACGAAGGTGCTGGTCAACCGCGGGTACGTGCGGCCGGTCAACGGCATCAAGCCGCCCGAGTTCGCCAAGGCACCGACGAACGAGGTCACGATCGTCGGGCTCGCCCGCAACAACGAGTCGGACGCGCGGCCCGCCATCCAGCAGGACGGGCACCGGCAGATCTACTCGATCAACAACGACGCCGTCGGGCCCGGCATCGAGCCCGGTCACTACCAGCTGGTCGACGACCAGGCCGGTGCGCTCGACACCATGCCGTTGCCGCGGATCGAGTCCGGGCCCTTCTACAGCTACGCGCTGCAGTGGATCGCGTTCGGGGTCATGGCGGTCGGCGGGTGGCTGTACTTCACGATCCGCGAGGCACGGCCGGGTGGCGTGCTGAGCGAGACGAAGCCCAAGAAGAAGAAAACGATCGCCGAGCTACTTGCGGAAGAGGGCGAGGAAGGCGCTGACGAGGGTCGCGCCGTGCCCGACGACGCGGGAGAGCTCCACGGCACGCGTCACGTGACCTGA
- a CDS encoding DUF1349 domain-containing protein, whose translation MDLTAWTWLNEPAKWSAAPLTVHADAGSDFWRRTGNGVVRTSGHLYGTTLAGDFTITATFSAEYAAQYDHAGIGLLVDDETWIKAGVELFDGHLRASAVVTRGFSDWNLAGAGDFQRFTVSAERSGDAVWVRYGLDGDEPATVLRQAYFPPEVETKIGVLCGSPDGEGFVTQFHEVQLTHLP comes from the coding sequence ATGGACCTCACCGCGTGGACATGGCTCAACGAACCGGCGAAGTGGTCGGCCGCCCCGCTGACCGTGCACGCCGACGCCGGCTCCGACTTCTGGCGCCGCACCGGCAACGGGGTCGTGCGCACCAGCGGCCACCTCTACGGCACGACGCTGGCCGGCGACTTCACCATCACCGCGACGTTCTCCGCCGAGTACGCGGCGCAGTACGACCACGCGGGCATCGGCCTGCTGGTCGACGACGAGACCTGGATCAAGGCCGGTGTCGAGCTGTTCGACGGGCACCTGCGGGCCAGCGCGGTCGTGACCCGCGGGTTCTCCGACTGGAACCTGGCGGGCGCCGGGGACTTCCAGCGGTTCACCGTCTCCGCCGAACGCAGCGGTGACGCGGTCTGGGTGCGCTACGGCCTCGACGGTGACGAGCCGGCGACGGTGCTGCGCCAGGCCTACTTCCCGCCGGAGGTCGAGACCAAGATCGGCGTCCTGTGCGGGAGCCCGGACGGTGAGGGGTTCGTGACCCAGTTCCACGAGGTCCAGCTCACGCATCTACCGTGA